ATCGGGCGCGAGACGCACCGGCTGGCCGTCGAGCTGCTGAACGCCGACGAGGCGAAGCCCGGCGTGCGCGAGGCCGTGCAGATCACCCTGGACCTGGTGCGCGGCCTGGCGCTCGCGAACCAGCTCACCGACGACGGGAACCGGCGCCGGCGGATCGTCCGGCACTGGGCGCGGATGCTGGAGGCGGCGTTGGAAGGGGACGGGCTGTGATCACCGGAGTGCTGGACGACCTGCGCGCGGAGAGCGGGGTGCTGGACGACCTGGTCGCGGACGCCGACTGGTCGCTGCCCACGCCCGCCGCCGGCTGGACGATCGCCCACCAGATCAGCCACCTGCGCTGGACGGACCGGATCGCCGCGCTCGCCGCGCGCGACCCGGACGCGTTCGCCGAGGCGCTGGAGTCGGCCACGGCCGACCTGGTCGACGAGGGCGCGCGGGAACCCGTGACGCTCGACGAGTGGCGGGCGAGCCGCGAGGAGCTGGCCGCCGCGCTGCTCGCCGTGCCCCAGGGCGCCAAGGTGCCGTGGTTCGGGCCGCCGATGAGCCCGACGTCCATGGCCACCGCCCGGCTGATGGAGACGTGGGCGCACGGCCAGGACGTGGCCGACGCGCTCGGCGTGGT
This region of Saccharothrix longispora genomic DNA includes:
- a CDS encoding TIGR03084 family metal-binding protein is translated as MITGVLDDLRAESGVLDDLVADADWSLPTPAAGWTIAHQISHLRWTDRIAALAARDPDAFAEALESATADLVDEGAREPVTLDEWRASREELAAALLAVPQGAKVPWFGPPMSPTSMATARLMETWAHGQDVADALGVVREPTRRLRHVAHIALRAFGYAFLVNGLPVPEEPVRVELTGPGGEPWAWGPEEAADRITGPALDFCLLATQRRHRDDLAVTATGPTASAWLPIAQAFAGPPGPGRERS